One Hoplias malabaricus isolate fHopMal1 chromosome 12, fHopMal1.hap1, whole genome shotgun sequence genomic window, GGGCTCCAGACACCGCTCTCCTGGGGCCtgtaaaaatagcccaaggaATGCGacaaaagctcttttgggacactttcgggACGACAGTGTGGTGTGAGAAGGGAACGATTACCGGTTGATATTTTCATAATGCTGAACATGCATTCTGTTTACGTATAAAGTACCgtccttcagcataaagagccaacCAGCTTGTTGTTAACTGATAAAGTCCCGCCCTTCAGCAATAAGGGCCAATCAGATTGCTTGTTATGGAAagataataatacaaaatatattatgtTCCAGGCTTTGGAAAATTTTcgctaactggaccttaatgatTTTTAATCAATTACCACTGATATATATGGCTGTGTTTCTGTCCCCCCCTACCTTCAATCTGTCCTCAGCGTCCTATTGCTCCAACACAGCAACAGCCACCACCAGTCTGTTCCTACTCCCTAACCCTAACTCACCTACTATGAATTATTTACTTCATGTCTCACTCAGGACTGCACCAACATTCAGTGTCTCAGTATGTGTTGCACTAAGAAACATATATAACAAGTGAAGTTACAGGGTGTGTACATGACATTAACAAGAGCAGTGTAAGTATTTATTGCACTAAAAGTATAATGAGGGAGTAAAACTGTCAATAGAAATAATAGTATGAATCTAAATGAAAGCAGTGTTCAGTCTAGAGCGCAGGAATGAAGTGAAATTTAAGGACAGTTGCAGGTCAGGTTCAAACAAAAAAGTGCAACAAACGAGTGCATGATAGCAAAATGAACTGGACAGGCAACAGTATTTACTACTTCAGGACAAGAGCGTAGAATTAGGATGGACGGAGGTgacgtgtccccaccaatatccagcgattattgaattgtcccccaccaataatttgatcccctccAAAATAGGgtagattcataggtccccaccagTGTCGAGCAAATCTACACCATTGCTTCAGGACAGTTCAGACAGAAGGAGATCAGTAGTGTACCTGCAGTAAAGAGCCTCATTGCAAGAAATTATCTCGCACAGTGCTCCTCAGCATAGTGAAGCTCTATCAGTCTTATGATCAACCACAACATTAACACCACAAAAGGGTGAAGTGAATTATATTATTTCAGTGACACCTGTGAAGGGGTGGGATATACTGGTCAGCAAATAATGTTAGTACTTTAGATGATGTGTTGGAATCAGGAAAAAGGGCAAACCTAAGTACAAGTACATGAAATGGTGAGGGTCATATTGTTTTTGCCAGAACATCTCCAGCTCAGCAGGTTTACTATGGTGTTCAAGGACAACCGGTGAGACCCATGATTCGTGTATGTGGAGAGAGATGCATGTGGAGGTCAAAGGCTGGCTGGTATGGTCTGGTCCCACAGAATGGCTGCTAcatccaaaaaagaaaaaaagaaaaggttaTGTGATTGATATTAAGGTGTCAGAATATTAAGTTGTGTCACTGTGGAAGGTACATATTCCTATCCTTTAGTTGCGCAACATTATTGTACTTTAATCTATtataaataaagatttaaaaagtGTGATTTCATACGCCGTGTTTCATCTCCCATACTTATATTAAGTTCTTTTATTTTCCCTAGTTCTATAGTGAAAACCAATATTCACTTTACCTTTtggagaaaagaatgtaatgtacctttagggaacacaactggactgaCCTCTCCACCACTGAACCACTGCAGACCTGCTGAGAACCTTAAGTTCCCATCCTTCATACAGCAACAGTTGAGACTTTGTCTCTGAATTTGTACCTACAAGGTGGACCTACAATTTTtgcatatttaatataatggCCAATAAATGGGCAATATTTAAAAGTTCCAGTTGCACTGCAATGTGGCACGGcacgggcggcacagtggcttggtggttagcacgttcgcctcccagcactgggatcttgggttcaagtcccatctgggtggagtttccatgttctccctgtgtctgcgtgggtttcctcccacagtccaaaaacatggagggtaggtgaattggcttctgtaataactgtcctggttaatgagtgtgtatgtgtgagtgaatgtgtgtgtgtgcccagatatattggagatatatgtttttatttgaacagcaactatatatatttaaaatgcacaCAAGTAATAATCTTAGTAGTACTTAAGAGTGATTCTTAGAAATGTTACTCCATATTATTCTTCAAAATCTTGATCAACAGAAAAACTTGTATCCACATACATATCTGAGcaccaaatgttcaaaaatgaAGATTTAATACAACTATGTACAGTACAGGGTATGGACAAATGTattgggacacacacacaagcttttaTGACATCCCATTATAAATGGCATTAATATGGGTTTGGTCCCCCTGCTTTGCAGTTATTAATTCCTATACCTTCCACTCTTCTTGGAAGGACTTAAACAAGATTTTGGGGTGTGTATGTGGGATTTTTTTGCCCATTCATCCAGAAGAGCATTTGTGAGGTTacacactgatgttggatgagaggGTCTGGCTCGCAATCTCCATTCTATTTTGTCCCAAAGGTGTTTGATGGGGTTGACATCACGGCTACATGGGCCAATTAAGCTCTCCAACACCAAACTTTCTGAGCCATGTCTTTATGAACATCACTTTATACATTGGGTAGTTATGCTGGAACAGAAAAGTGCCTCTCCCACAGTGTTCTTACAAAGTTGGAAGCACACAGTTGCCCAAAATAGGGTGACTATACATTAGAGGTTAATGGAACGTCAGAAATATATTCCTCAAATGTATTTCAGTTAGGACTCTGCGTCGGCTCTGACGGACTACAAAAAAAAACGTCCATGCTCTGGTAAGTATCAAAAGAGTTAAAACCATTTCAACTTTTGCTGCAGCAGACTCTGACATGGAGGCATGCCAACTAATAGATACGAGGATGGGCAGGCAGAGATCGACAAGAATGGTTAATTGGGGCAGTGTACCCTTTACCCAGTTCTGCATGATGCCAGATTGGCAGATTGTAAAGATTAACTTTGTTGTGTGGCAGCCTGACACAATGTCATAGTATTCTGGATTGTCAGGTATTGAACAGTCTACATTTCCTTCCAGGAAACAAGGATTGCTTCCCGCTGGATTTCGAGCTATACAGTGTGCCCCTGCTCTAACTCTGTACATGCTTCCTGGACAGAGAAGCGCTGCATGTGTATGCATTTTCCAACACCTAAAAAACAACCCCATAACATTATCCCTCCTCCAGATGTTACAGCTAGCAGACTGCAGTCAGGCAGGTAAtgttcacacatttacactgctcCAGTGTCCAGTGGCaacatattttacactgttacGCCTGATGCCTGGCATTTTACTTtgtgatgtaaggcttgcatGTAGTTCCAGGGACATGGAATCCAATGCCATGCAGTTTCTGGAGCCAGTTTTTGCGCAGATGTAAAAGACAGAGGAGGTTCAGAAACCTACAGTCAGTGTGTCAGCCGAGCTTTGGTGACTTTTATGCATTGTGGCCTCAGGGACTCCTCTTTGTAAATGTAAGTGGTCTGCCTTACTTACTGAGTTTATATTGTTCCTAAACACTTCCACTTTTCAATACCATTCAGAGTTTGTCATGGAATATCCAGGAGGGAAAAAATACCATTTTACAAACTGATTTGTTGCAATGTAGGAATAGAGTACCACACTGAGATCCAGTGAGCATTTTAAGGTAACCCAAGTTTGTTAAGGCAGACTGCATGGTTaggtgcttgattttatacatCTGTGGCaatgaatctgaacaaaacccCTAATTTCAGTGATTAGGTGTGTCCCAATACTTTAGTCCAAACAGTGTTTTTTCACCTCAACATCACGTCACACAGAAGAAACGTGTAGGGATTAAACTGCAGTCATGATCGgtaaaaacactttatttagTGTAGAGTCTCTCCTTGCATGATGACTTTGTTTTATGCCCTGGAAACTGAGAGGTTCAGATGCAGGCACAGGGTAAATGTAAATACTGGACTGTACACACAGGGCAATACTATGTCAGGCAGTCAGGCGATACTGCAAGGCCACTCCAGGAAGAGCCTTACTTAACTACACAGCCTCTTAGTCCAATTGTGCCACTGCAGCTCTTCTATTAGACCCCACAGGGTGTGCGTGCAGGAAAACACTGAGTCAAAGTCCATGTAAATCCTGACACTTTTGAAGTTAGTTGAAAGTTATTTGTTCACAGTTCTCAGGGAGCTGTAATAAATTAATCACCAATAAATTAGTCCTGGTGACTTCAGTGAGTCACCTTCACAGTGAGTGACAGTcagtctccacacacacaaaaaaggagaagaaatggTGTGCAGTGCTTGCTAGGGTCAAAGGTCATCTCACTCGCAATCTTGACATCATCCACTCTAGTCCCTGACACAGCCTGCGGAGGGAATACGCattattattttcagtgtttatcataaaatatattatactaCGTTTCTGCAAAAAGCAATGAACAATTTCAAAGTGGGATTTGTTTTCCTTTGCGACAGATTAGCAATATAACAAGTTTCTATCACACAAAATCTAAACAGACTGCTAGAATAACATTTAATTCATAAATAGCTCATCAAGCATTTATTTCAGGTCCTTAGGAACcacatatattttacaaaaagtcATCATATAACATTGTAcatataataaacaataatgctACAGACATTTTTGCTGAACTGTACATGTCTTGCATTATTATCATCATAAATTTAACTATAATCTAACCACTGTGGACAACGCTGTTCATTCCAACCGCTCCCTACTTCCTATCAGACCGGTTAAAAATTTCTCAATGTATCACCTTATCTCTCACAATCTAGTAGCACAAGCATTCATCCAATGCAGACGACAAATGCTTGAAGTACAAAATGTAGTTTATAGTTTTTATGAAACCAttttttttggggaaaaaagtCATAATGGTAGTTTAAACCTCACTGGCTGAAATCAGAGACCACagaagctgatttttttttctttttaaacacagcttGCCAGATGACTCAACCAATATTTTCTTGAGATTCAGTTTGTGTGTTTCGTTGCCCGTCGTTGTACATTTTAGCAATTTATAGCTGGTTTCTGTTCTAAACCATGTTTAGGGCATAGCTGATTACTGGCAATTTTTCCAACGTGATAGTGTTTTGCAGTCCTCAAATTCTCAATATGCTCTGCTTTAAAATAATTCCTTTTCCACACTCTTACCCTTCCCCTGTCAGGGCACAGCAAGCCTGGATGTGCCATTGATGGTCTTTAACAGAAGTAAGTTGTAGGCTCTGTGAGATTTCTGCTACGGTCATACAACCCTTTACATCTTGCTTGTTGGCAAAGACCAACAAACCTGCCTTTTTAAGGTcctagaaaaacaaacagcaacaaaaaatattttcaaacttttaacATACCTCCTATGAAAGACTACACAATTTCTCAAGATTACCTTCAAAATAATGCCTTTTTCTAAAATAAACATCATACATTTACAATGCTGAGTTTGGTTTTCTGCAGTAACCATTACCTAAAATTTATACTCACTTCATGAGCTAACATTCTGTACAGTTCTTCTCTGGTAACAGaaatcctctctctgtctgtgctgTCAACCACTACTAtcacaaactgtaaacacaacaGGGCAAAATAACAGACATGCATTTGTGTTTGTCTACTGCTCAGGGATCAGACATTAACaaaagtaaatacaaacaaCTAGCTGATACACATGAATGAAATATGGAAGCACACTCTTAATAACCCCACCTCTGTGTTAGTGTAGTAGGTATTCCACGATGAACGCAGAGATTCCTGACCTCCAATGTCCCACAtgaggaagtgtgtgttgtTAACCACAATCTCTTCCACATTGCTGCCTATTGTAGGTGATGTGTGCACAACTTCATTCATAGAGCTGAGGGCAACACAGCAAAAGCAAAAACTACAAATTAGACAAATTGTGAAATAACATCATTACAATTGAACTGCAGAAACAGAATGTATGAATACCAATTGTTCTGAGGGTTTCTAGTTGTCTTTACTACAATTGGTACTTACAATTGATAAAGTATTGTTGTCTTGCCTGCATTGTCCAACCCAACAATGATGACTTTGTGTTCtaaaagcataaataaataatagagaAATGAGgaacaataattacattttattacaattgGAAAAAGAGAAATGATTCTCATGCTGATTTATGTCACTAAAGATTCCATACCATTTGTCCATATCACCAAACAAAACTAGCTCCATAAACCCACAAGGGGAGAGGAACAACAATATACACACAAGGCTGACCTCTCCCAAAACAGATTAAGCCTAAAGCATTGCAATGTTAGCCTTTATCCGATTCATAGAGACTGACCCATTAATTTAGTCGACACTCTTCTGCTATACTGAACCATTCCAGACTGTAGTCCCACTTACACCTTGTGTTAGCATTATGTTTTCAGTGATCAGGTAACGTTGAAGCCATGAAGCAAAAGATGAAAACACCACTAGGATGCCCTGTGATTGGATTAAACCATATTGTCAATTTTCATTTCTAACTATCGCCATGATCTGATAATGGAGAGCAGATCATCATCCAGTCAAGACacagcacatttacattttacatgctGATCAGAACATGTTGAAGAGTAGTAGTAATCTGAttcttgtgttgttttttttaaataacgtAGACAATGGTAAAATAGCGCTATGATAAGCATTTCCACAAAAGTCAACAAAACTAAGGTTCTGGTTTTGGGATGATCAAGAGCAACATCCAGgtaatttaatcattttctGTGTCTGCTTCCTCTAATACTAGAATGAATCTTGTGCAGTGGAAGATGGAGTCAAACAAGAACACAAGGATGTAAGaatgtaaatacacacaagtaTACAAGaatgtaaatacacacaagtaTACATTGAGGagggtttttacatttttttatttattttttttaagaggAAACTTTAGACCATACGCAGGTATGTTAAATAAACCTGTAAAGATGTGAACCCCTTAGTACACTGGGGATGATGACCTCTGGTGTTGTGGACATGTATAACACATTTCATGTTCAATTTTATTCCGCGCAACCACCACATACTCCTTAAAAGTCAAGCTGAAATGAAtggtattttttgttgttttgtttttgttcatacTAGTTATTTATGCCCTAATGTATACCCAGCAGAATTCATTTAGCCTTTTTTCAAATACAAAAATCTTGCTTCTTTCTAatctttattaaaaatgtagtgAATTTCTCTTCCTGTAAAAAGGGCATGACAAATTAAACCATAAACCTGtaatatcaatatattttttgtgcCTCAACAGCCACACCACCTAATCAGTCAGAAAATCCCAATACTTTATTGTCACTTCAGCGCAACCCATCACTGCAATGTTAGAAAAGTAATTCTGCATTTGGTTGTTCATTATGAATAATCATAAACTCATTCCCTAAAGTACCATGACTATGAGCTAGTCGGCTCCAATTTTAAAATTCTGATTCTGGTGAGAGACCCTATTTGACACTACACTAATTCATTAATCTCAACAAACAATGGACAGACACCAAAGACACATCAGTGTACAGGGAATCTGAAAATACACAGGAAAAAGTATATGTAAACTAATTACTATTTGATAACATTATACAGGTGCCCTGTAAGGGACACATAcatccagggtatgttccctgCCTGCACCCAATGATTATGTGtacacaccgcaaccctgaactggactagcagttacagacaaccAATAAATTAATGTTATAATGGTTACCCAAATTGGAGGGAAATTAATCAATTGAAAGAACTGTTTAATTTAAACAGAGTATAGACCGGTGCATTCCAGCCACCCCAGTCATTTCCTGTGAAATGGACTAGGCAGAGTATTAGGCCATTTGGTGAAACAACAGGTCCAGGAAATTCTGTTGAAACACCAGCATTTCACCATGAATTCAAATCTTGATAGACaatgtgtatttaaaaatggcACATAAATGCACTAAACAGTTTAGTTTTGGCAGATAGTATCATGGATAtatttcaattaattgtttaagATACAtgtctcatttattttttattaaaatttactGGTTCTCTCTAATAAAGAAATGGGTTTTCTTTTTTGATTAATAAATGGAATAATCTGTAACAAATTACTAAATTTGAGAGCTGCAGTCCTTCGTTTAATTGACCATTTAATTTCCTGAAAACAGTATTTAAAGACAAGCTAGTTTTTCTTTGAACTCCAATTAGCTTTTCCAGTCCACAAAAGGCTTGTGACCCCAACAAGTAAAGCAGGTGTAACAAAGAAACATGCTACGGTGTCACATTCCAATGTAGCTTAGTGACAAATACCTGAAATGAAAAGCAATTTATATCGGTGCAGTTcatcatccaataccttttCAACACGACATATTTTCAATTTGCTCTATtgctttttaaacacaaacactgatcTTTTCTAGGCAAGCTGACACACCAGTGAAACCGGAGCCATTGGTACAGCCAGTCTAGTAGCTGTACACTTAAGCCAGCACTGGTGCACATCATTTATTATAAATGAGTGGCCATGTTTTTAGGCTAGCATATAGAAGGCTGTCCATATTTTGAGTCATTCATTTAGTAAGTGGACACTCAGGGGTGAGAAATTTGttggagaaaaaaacaaaacaaaaacataaaaaaataaataaattaatgataaAAAACACTTCTCTGTTGCCTATTAACAGTCACAAAGTCCATCCATTCTATATGACATAGATGATTACAGCAGAGAAGTTACTTGTAAGAGACTTTTAGACTCCTTTCAGGTGAGCTACATGGAAGCATATAAGTCTTTAAggaaaaattaaaaagcaatacataaaatgaaaatataatccAAGATTTGAATTGCAATCCCTACCCTATGCACAAATTGTGTGGCAAAACGAAAATGAATACTCAGtaaatctgtttacatttgCAGAACTTGTACTGCATTTTCATTTATACCAAGTTTCTGGTACATCAGtttgaaaattaaaacaaaaatgaaatatgtaaaatgctaa contains:
- the arl5a gene encoding ADP-ribosylation factor-like protein 5A isoform X2, whose amino-acid sequence is MSLAEHKVIIVGLDNAGKTTILYQFSMNEVVHTSPTIGSNVEEIVVNNTHFLMWDIGGQESLRSSWNTYYTNTEFVIVVVDSTDRERISVTREELYRMLAHEDLKKAGLLVFANKQDVKGCMTVAEISQSLQLTSVKDHQWHIQACCALTGEGLCQGLEWMMSRLRVR
- the arl5a gene encoding ADP-ribosylation factor-like protein 5A isoform X1 encodes the protein MGIIFTKLWRLFNHQEHKVIIVGLDNAGKTTILYQFSMNEVVHTSPTIGSNVEEIVVNNTHFLMWDIGGQESLRSSWNTYYTNTEFVIVVVDSTDRERISVTREELYRMLAHEDLKKAGLLVFANKQDVKGCMTVAEISQSLQLTSVKDHQWHIQACCALTGEGLCQGLEWMMSRLRVR
- the arl5a gene encoding ADP-ribosylation factor-like protein 5A isoform X3, translating into MNEVVHTSPTIGSNVEEIVVNNTHFLMWDIGGQESLRSSWNTYYTNTEFVIVVVDSTDRERISVTREELYRMLAHEDLKKAGLLVFANKQDVKGCMTVAEISQSLQLTSVKDHQWHIQACCALTGEGLCQGLEWMMSRLRVR